The Bacillus sp. F19 DNA segment TTAAAAATTTCATTCCACAAATAGAATTTATTATGACTATTCTTGGGGCAATCTATATGTTGTATCTGGCTATAAAAATTATTACTTCTAATAATGATAAAGATAATGATGTGGACAAGAATAACAGTTTTTTAACAGGTATGCTTTTACAATTCGTAAATCCGAAAGGTATTCTATATGGCATAACCGCAATATCAACCTTCATCCTTCCGTATCACACTTCAAATTTCAGCTTAATATTTTATTCATTATTTCTAGCTTTTGTTGGTTTTATGAGTACTTTCTGTTGGAGTATGTTTGGTTCAATTTTTCAAAAGTTCTTATCAGAGTATAGAAGTCAGTTTAATATAATTATGGCATTGTTATTAGTGTATAGTGCAATTTCGATTCTTATAGAATAAATTAATTTTCTTGTTAAACTTGATTTTGGACAGACTTGTACCGTAAAACAAGTTGCCTTTTTTAATTATATGCATAGCTTCGATTCTGTAATTGATGGGAAATTGTCCGAACCCTTGTTATTCAAGGGTTCGTTTCTTTTTGTGGAGATCCATAAGAAAACGAATATAACGTTTTGCTCTAATTATTTATTAAATAAAACGTAATTAAGAACGAGGGAATAATAAGAGAAAAAGAACCGGTAGCAATGCACCTTTTGGAGAAAAGAGAATTCAGCACGTGAAAGAGGAAATCTTGCACAGTAACTAACGCATTAGATTGCAAAAGATAGTTTTTAAATTTTCTTCAGCAATCGGGCCAGATTGTTGAAGAACAGCAGGAACTTTTGGGAAGGAAGCCGAAGTTAATATCATGCTTGTGTTATTCAATAAACTTGCAGGTTAGTGTGTTAATGAATAAGTGATACTACGTAATAATAGTATTTCACGTACAAAATTAGCATTATTCTTTCAACCTTCTTGTGTAACCAAACCCATTCTCTGACATCAATAAAATCTAATTATAAAGGAGTCCAAAGTTATGGAAATTTCTAAGGAAGTAGAGATGCTCCATCTTGAATTTCATGGGAATATTATTCATCCAACTCTTTTATGGGATCAAGAAATGGCTGTTTTAATAGACACTGGATTCCCTGGACAAATTGAAGATTTACGCGTGGCAATGGATAAGGTAGGAGTGTCGTTCGACAAACTAAAAGTTGTGATTTTGACGCATCAGGATATAGATCATATAGGTAGTCTTCCTGAGATATTACAGGAGTGTGAAAGTAATATTAAAGTATATGCTCACGATCTGGATAAGCCTTATATTCAAGGGGATTTACCTCTTTTGAAAGACGGGCACCTAGAGAACCCCCCGAAGGGCAAAGTAGACGATACCTTGAAAGACGGTCAAGAATTGCCGTATTGCGGCGGGATTCGTGTCATCCATACTCCAGGGCATACTCCTGGCCATATCAGCCTATATTTGAAACAAAGTAAAACACTCGTTGCCGGGGATTCGATGTACAGTGTAAACGGAATAATTGGGGGAATTCATGCCCCAACCGCACTGGATATAAAGGCGGCTCGACTCTCTTTGAAGAAATACATAGACCTCGACATTGAATCTGTGGTTTGTTACCACGGAGGATTAAGTAACGTAAATATTAATGATCAGATTCAAAAAGTAATTTCATATTAAATTTCTAGAACCTTCTTCAACAATCGGGCGCTTATCTGTAATAAGGTAAGTGCCTTTTAATTGAATAAGGGATTGAGTTTAATGAAGAGTTTTGAAATAATTGGTATTAAGCAATAGGTGCAGTTTTCTTGAAAAAGCTCAATTGGTAATATTTCAGGTATTAGAAAAAATATTTTCAGTCATTATCATAGAAATGTAAAAGTTTAAGAGTTATATTTACATAGAATATCAGTCATCAGGAAGAGGTAGTATTATGACAATATTTATGTACATATTTTGTTTGATTGTATGGGGACTTAACTTTATTGCGGTAAAAATTCAAGGAACTCCAGTCAGCTTGGAATTATCCTTAACTTATCGTTTAGTCATGACAGCCTTTTTATTTTTGATTCTTGTTTGGTTCCTTCGACCAAAGGGGAGGCCAACAAGAAAAGATATCCCATTTGTAATAGTGTTTGGTATATGTAACTTTGCATTAAGCTATTTATGCCTTTATTACGCCACAATTTTGAGTTCTGCAGCAATCGTAACATTGGTTTTTTCATTAAAGGTGATTTTGACACCGATTGCTCTCCGGATTTTTTTAAAAGAAAAGTTACATTCACGCGTTTTATTTGGGGGAATTTTAGGTGTATTGGGCGTATGTATTCTCATCTATCCATCTTTGAACAACTTTCAAGGGTTCAATGACATAAAAGGAATTATGATCGCTTTCCTAGGTACACTTCTGACGTCAGTTGGTGACGCCAGCTCGGCTAGAAATGCAAATCGAAAGGTTGATCCAATTTATGCAAATGCAATTGGATTTACAGTGGGCAGTATATTGATGGGAGCAATTGTATTGTTCCAAGGACAAGAATTTATAATTCCAACATCTGTTTCATACTTATCTGCGTTACTATATTTAACTCTGGTTGCTTCATTTGCGGCATGGTTATTTTATTTGAAGCTTGTAGAAAAAATTGGAGGAGCTCAAAGCGGCTATATGGTCGCTCTATTCCCAGCTATCGGTGGAGTTGCCTCTGTTTTAATCGGTGAGTCAGATCCATCAGTGTATTTGTTTGCCGGTTGCCTATCTAGCTGTATTGGCGCTGCAATTGCTTTAGGGTTTGGAAGGAGACTAGCTGTACAGGATTAATTAAGAAGGAATTTACTTATGAATTTAAAAATAGCACTCATTTAATGAATGGTTTCTCAGGTTATTGACAAAGAATCCAGAAGAAAATCTAGCTATTTAACTTAATAAGCTTATTGAGCTAAACAGCTAATAGAAGCTATAGTAATCTTCAACAATCGGGCCCGTTTGCTGAATTAATAAAGTATATATAATCAATTAACATTAGCTAAATATAATTATGTTAACTTTAAATTGTAACGATGAAGACAACAATATTCTATTGAGGATAGGGTGTGTTAGATAAAATGGTTACTAAAGTGGGCATAGGTTTTTTACTTTTAATGGTGCATTTCTACTTGGTTTGAGTAGCATCTAAAAATTTTTTATTTTTATATTGTATAACAATTAATTCATATAATCAGATGTCAGCAAAAATAATGCTGACTTTTTTATTGTGCAGAACTAGGGACGGAACTACTCAATAACGTAACGAGACCGTTCAATACAACTAACTAGCTAAAATAGGATATGATGATCTTCCACAAAAGGGCTCTAATTCACCAGCTCTAAGACCTGTCCATGCTAAAGTTAAAAAGATAACATAATCATCAATTTCACCTTTAGTTTTAGCTGTTTCTAGAAAATCCTTTAATTCATGTTTTTCTAAATACTTCTCTTCAACTTTTTGGTTCTCTATGTCCTCTACTGTTTTTTTGTCTTTTGGGATAAAAGCATATTCTGTCGGATCAGCAAGAAGTAAATCTTGTTCTAATGCTCGTTTAAAGATCATTTTTGCCGTACCATGTATACCTGAAATTGTATTATGGGCCAGCTGCTCTTTTTTCTTCAAATCATTTAATGCATTCTGGTACATTTTTTTAGTAACATCTTTTATCTTGTAATGAGCAAAATACCGATTCAAATGACCAATTTCATGATTTCTTACACGAATAGTACTAATCTTTACGACTGTTTCACTATAGGTATCAAGCCATTCTTGAGCCATATCTTTAAATAAAATATTGTTATCTTCAAATGTTTTACCAGCGGTCTTTCTTTCAAATTCTTTTAAGGCGTCCTTTGCTTCTTTTTGTTTTAGAAAGCCTTTTTTCACAATTCTGCGGCGAGAACCGGTTTGTGGATCTACGCCATTTTCGACAACGTTTATCCAACGCTCACCTTTTTTTGTTTGGTACTTTTTAACATATGCCATTAAAACCCACCTTGTATACTTCCTCAATATCAGGCAGCTGAATTATAAGTTGGCTAACTTCCCATGGTTCCACACCATGTCTAAGGATTCGTTGCTTTATTTGATAAAGATTTAAACCTAGAATGGGCGGAATGATGTAAGGCTTTAAAGCCTTGCAATGGGAGAAATAGGTAAGGTTATTTCTTCCCACCATTCTTCACTTGTGAAGTAGGTCAGGTAAAAACAGTATTTCCATTAAAAACCACTACCATTAAAATGAACTTGGGAGTGGTTTTATTTGAGGTCGATCCGAAATCCTGAATGTGAATAACTGGAAAAAATCCCTTCGAATGTATACAATTAAACTAGCTTTATCGTTATAGATTGATGTGCGATATGAATCATTCTTATGTTCTTAGGAGGCATTCTATGTTTTTTTTCAAAAAGAAAACGCAAATTTCGGAGCAAAAAGTGAGAGAACTCATCCAGCGGTTAGAAGCTGCCTACACAGAAAAGGATATAGAGAAATTGAAGGAATTGTTCCATCCAGATCATCGGGAAATCTCCTTTTTAAACCATTTTACTTTGATGATGAATTTTCAAATTTACAATATTCAATCTGACATTATGAGGATTGAAATCTTAGATCTATCAGAGGACGAAGCGACGTTTACATACACTAGAAAACATATATACACGTGCATAAATAAAAACGATGAAAATGGAGAAAGTCCTAACAATATCACAAGTTATTATATCCAAGTCAAAAAAGAGGCCAACTCAATCTGGATTACAAGACTCTCAAAATACAGCGAATTATTTTTGGACGAAGAGGGAGAAATCTTTCCGCATGAGAAGGCGGCAGTGCCATCAAGTGCCCAATTTTATAACAATATGAAACGGTTTATTGAGCCATTGCAGCTGGATGGTTTCAAACCGGCGACGTATCTTCTTTATGATAATAGTGAATTTATTGGGTATTATCCTGAAAATGAACGTTTTTCATATAAGACAAAAGAGAAATTTACAATTGATTATTTTACAGAGATGGGTGCGGCTTCCGTGGAAGAGCATACAGAAAGATACCTACGGGAGAATAGCCTGGAATATAGTGAAGTGATTAAAATGGAAGAGAATTATTCACTAATCGAAACGAAATTTATTAGTAATTCCCGTTTGCAGCATGAGCTGGTACTAAGCATGCTGGCACCTGACGGATTCTTTATGATCCGCTATTTGAAAAATAATAACAGTCCCATTAAACAACAACTGCGGCAGAGTTGGATTGATCAGATGGCGGCAGTGACTGCGTATATTAATTCTAATTGAATTTAGTTTTGATTGATTTCTAGGATTATGCCTAATAGATATAGAAAAACTCGCCAAAATGGGCGAGTTTTTTGTGTTTTAAGATACTATTAATCGTGCCAAACCGGGATTTTCTAAACTATTCTCTAACACAACACGATTATTCTATAAGGTGTAGTTTGAGCAGGTATACTTTTGGTAGAAGGTCCATAAATAACGATAAGATCCCGGTTCGCCGGATTTCGTGTAAATGATTGCCCATTCGTTAATAACAATTGAGTGTATGGAGATAAATTTAATTGCAATCGTCCATCACTGCTCACCAGCTGGCTATTAAAATAATCTACTTTTACATTCTGATTTGGCCTTTCTTTTACCATAACCAGTGCTTGGTATTGCGGAGGATATATAAG contains these protein-coding regions:
- a CDS encoding DMT family transporter: MTIFMYIFCLIVWGLNFIAVKIQGTPVSLELSLTYRLVMTAFLFLILVWFLRPKGRPTRKDIPFVIVFGICNFALSYLCLYYATILSSAAIVTLVFSLKVILTPIALRIFLKEKLHSRVLFGGILGVLGVCILIYPSLNNFQGFNDIKGIMIAFLGTLLTSVGDASSARNANRKVDPIYANAIGFTVGSILMGAIVLFQGQEFIIPTSVSYLSALLYLTLVASFAAWLFYLKLVEKIGGAQSGYMVALFPAIGGVASVLIGESDPSVYLFAGCLSSCIGAAIALGFGRRLAVQD
- a CDS encoding Arm DNA-binding domain-containing protein, with product MAYVKKYQTKKGERWINVVENGVDPQTGSRRRIVKKGFLKQKEAKDALKEFERKTAGKTFEDNNILFKDMAQEWLDTYSETVVKISTIRVRNHEIGHLNRYFAHYKIKDVTKKMYQNALNDLKKKEQLAHNTISGIHGTAKMIFKRALEQDLLLADPTEYAFIPKDKKTVEDIENQKVEEKYLEKHELKDFLETAKTKGEIDDYVIFLTLAWTGLRAGELEPFCGRSSYPILAS
- a CDS encoding LysE family transporter → MPLLSFLLYIFVTSFTPGPNNIMAMLFANKYGLKKTIRFCLGVGAGFFVIMLLCSYFNLLLKNFIPQIEFIMTILGAIYMLYLAIKIITSNNDKDNDVDKNNSFLTGMLLQFVNPKGILYGITAISTFILPYHTSNFSLIFYSLFLAFVGFMSTFCWSMFGSIFQKFLSEYRSQFNIIMALLLVYSAISILIE
- a CDS encoding nuclear transport factor 2 family protein, producing MFFFKKKTQISEQKVRELIQRLEAAYTEKDIEKLKELFHPDHREISFLNHFTLMMNFQIYNIQSDIMRIEILDLSEDEATFTYTRKHIYTCINKNDENGESPNNITSYYIQVKKEANSIWITRLSKYSELFLDEEGEIFPHEKAAVPSSAQFYNNMKRFIEPLQLDGFKPATYLLYDNSEFIGYYPENERFSYKTKEKFTIDYFTEMGAASVEEHTERYLRENSLEYSEVIKMEENYSLIETKFISNSRLQHELVLSMLAPDGFFMIRYLKNNNSPIKQQLRQSWIDQMAAVTAYINSN
- a CDS encoding MBL fold metallo-hydrolase — translated: MEISKEVEMLHLEFHGNIIHPTLLWDQEMAVLIDTGFPGQIEDLRVAMDKVGVSFDKLKVVILTHQDIDHIGSLPEILQECESNIKVYAHDLDKPYIQGDLPLLKDGHLENPPKGKVDDTLKDGQELPYCGGIRVIHTPGHTPGHISLYLKQSKTLVAGDSMYSVNGIIGGIHAPTALDIKAARLSLKKYIDLDIESVVCYHGGLSNVNINDQIQKVISY